In a single window of the Helicobacter felis ATCC 49179 genome:
- a CDS encoding aspartate carbamoyltransferase catalytic subunit, whose translation MLTQLVHTQNLNDSEILALLQRANAFLHQKATPANLAHKNILALFFENSTRTIASFQNAAARLQAHFSVFNVQKSSTSKGESLLDTLHNIEAMGVDLIITRHHHSSSALYFAKNLRCGFINAGSGTLSHPTQALLDLLTLYNHFEGALEGKTIAIVGDIKNSRVANSNMELLPRFGMKILLAAPPHFLPPTSCPSTHSLAEALEVADVVMGLRTQTERHSLQTYGSLKDYAKDFCLTRARLQNRPIPILHPGPVHRNIDIEDALLDDPRCLVLEQVKLGVYLRMALIESMLLDS comes from the coding sequence ATGTTAACCCAACTTGTCCATACCCAAAACCTTAATGATAGCGAAATTTTGGCCCTTCTGCAGCGCGCCAATGCCTTTTTGCACCAAAAAGCCACGCCTGCTAATTTAGCCCATAAAAATATCCTCGCCCTTTTCTTTGAAAACTCCACCCGCACGATCGCTAGCTTCCAAAATGCCGCTGCGCGTCTGCAAGCCCATTTTAGTGTCTTCAATGTCCAAAAAAGCTCGACTAGCAAAGGGGAGAGCTTGCTAGACACCTTGCACAATATTGAGGCGATGGGCGTAGATCTCATCATCACGCGCCACCACCATTCTAGCTCTGCGCTCTATTTTGCCAAAAACCTGCGCTGTGGCTTTATCAATGCGGGGAGCGGCACGCTCTCCCACCCCACCCAAGCCCTGCTAGATTTGCTCACGCTTTATAACCACTTTGAGGGCGCGCTAGAAGGTAAGACTATCGCCATTGTGGGGGATATTAAAAACTCACGCGTGGCTAATAGCAATATGGAACTACTGCCCCGCTTTGGAATGAAGATACTTTTAGCCGCTCCCCCCCACTTCTTGCCCCCCACTTCTTGCCCTAGCACGCATTCTTTAGCGGAGGCCTTAGAAGTTGCTGATGTGGTGATGGGTCTGCGCACCCAAACCGAGAGGCATAGCCTACAAACCTATGGATCGCTCAAAGACTACGCCAAAGATTTCTGCTTGACGCGCGCGCGCCTGCAAAATCGCCCCATTCCCATTCTACACCCCGGACCCGTGCACCGCAATATTGATATTGAAGATGCGCTTTTAGACGATCCGCGTTGCTTGGTGCTAGAGCAGGTCAAATTAGGTGTGTATTTGCGCATGGCGTTGATAGAGTCTATGCTTCTAGATTCCTAA
- a CDS encoding methyl-accepting chemotaxis protein has translation MSLNLRWKIILVILGSLCTLGIIVASLSNYMERESFKRTLKTFNSNALAKRESGIKYNIFLAVSGIVEYFKHNSRQDALHMSKTYFEKINAAKGRLYIIALEKDGTLITDNIRPELVGKKVLDFQGTRGDYYFKEFINRALSDSKGGFYRCHLKRPAPETTTEDCVSYAYHDPVSDLVMVAVSYVSAIYKTMEKAEQQAYTLADHNFRNLIYATLTITLGIIIIAFILNHFWILKRLGALVEVVRNFASAQKDLTARIRIKGNDEISTSAQNINSFLEHVCAFNNEIKDYSHQSQDSALHLESAMLHTTDAIQQTTQTITQIRDDGIKLSSNLNSANEDVQGVVGELSKAITLLEQSRGSVISLCESIVEDVNNERELIAQIEALSQSTNNAKNILESIDEIAKQTNLLALNAAIEAARAGEHGRGFAVVAQEVGSLATRTQKALMEVNTTLSTITQNVDDVSHRMNQQAARIEKANTLSNSVQNTSTQTTDYLKQLIGRIEGMNAVFMNLVQDTQIIINKVVSVQSLASKTLQNAEGMKNIMQESKYLVQQIAHKTNDYKTD, from the coding sequence ATGTCTTTAAATTTGCGTTGGAAGATCATTCTTGTTATCTTGGGTTCTTTGTGCACTCTAGGGATCATTGTGGCTTCATTGAGCAATTACATGGAAAGGGAGAGTTTTAAAAGAACGCTAAAGACTTTTAACTCCAACGCATTGGCCAAACGCGAGTCCGGTATCAAATACAATATATTCCTTGCTGTTTCGGGCATTGTGGAGTATTTTAAGCACAATTCTAGACAAGACGCCTTGCACATGAGCAAAACTTATTTTGAAAAGATCAATGCGGCTAAGGGGCGGCTTTATATCATCGCTTTAGAAAAAGATGGCACTTTGATCACGGATAATATCCGTCCGGAATTAGTGGGTAAAAAGGTGTTAGATTTTCAGGGCACGCGCGGGGATTACTATTTTAAAGAGTTTATCAACCGGGCTTTGAGCGATTCTAAGGGGGGCTTTTATCGTTGTCATCTCAAACGCCCCGCTCCAGAGACCACAACAGAGGATTGTGTGAGTTATGCCTACCATGACCCAGTCAGCGATCTTGTCATGGTGGCGGTGAGTTATGTGAGCGCGATTTATAAAACGATGGAAAAGGCAGAACAACAAGCCTACACTTTGGCCGATCACAATTTTCGCAATCTCATATACGCCACTTTAACGATCACTCTGGGCATCATCATCATCGCCTTTATTCTCAACCACTTTTGGATTCTCAAACGCTTGGGCGCGTTGGTGGAGGTGGTGCGCAATTTTGCAAGCGCGCAAAAGGATCTGACAGCGCGTATCCGCATTAAGGGGAATGATGAAATTAGCACCAGCGCGCAAAACATCAATAGCTTTTTAGAACATGTGTGCGCCTTCAACAATGAGATCAAGGACTATAGCCATCAAAGCCAAGATTCTGCTCTGCACTTAGAGAGCGCGATGCTACACACCACAGATGCCATCCAGCAAACCACCCAAACCATCACGCAAATTAGAGATGATGGAATCAAGCTTTCTAGCAATCTCAATTCTGCTAATGAAGATGTGCAGGGGGTTGTGGGTGAGTTGTCTAAAGCTATCACTTTGCTCGAACAAAGTAGGGGGAGTGTGATTTCCTTATGCGAGTCCATTGTCGAGGATGTTAATAATGAGAGGGAGTTAATTGCTCAGATCGAAGCGCTGAGTCAAAGCACCAATAACGCTAAAAATATCTTAGAGAGTATTGATGAAATCGCCAAACAAACCAATTTGCTTGCGCTCAATGCGGCTATTGAGGCCGCGCGCGCGGGTGAGCATGGGCGCGGGTTTGCCGTAGTGGCCCAAGAAGTGGGCAGTTTGGCCACACGCACCCAAAAAGCTTTGATGGAGGTGAACACCACACTCTCCACCATTACGCAAAATGTCGATGATGTCAGCCACCGTATGAACCAGCAAGCCGCACGCATCGAAAAGGCGAATACACTCAGTAACTCGGTGCAAAACACCTCTACGCAAACCACCGACTATTTGAAACAGCTCATCGGGCGCATCGAAGGAATGAATGCTGTCTTTATGAATTTAGTCCAAGACACTCAAATCATTATTAATAAGGTGGTTTCTGTGCAATCCTTAGCGAGCAAAACCCTGCAGAATGCGGAGGGCATGAAAAATATCATGCAAGAATCTAAATACCTCGTCCAGCAGATCGCCCATAAAACCAATGACTATAAAACAGATTAA
- a CDS encoding transaldolase has product MQDFYLWCDFIERGFLEGEFRTLLAQGQIVGATSNPALFAQAITHSQAYKDAISAFKGESSKALYESLAIEDIQRAADLLLPLYEKNKSTGYISLEIDPFLEGDVNACVQEAKRLHQALARPNVMIKIPATLSGLEAMARLSAHMPINATLVFSPTQAKECALALKNAKHMGVISIFVSRLDVALDRFLTQASITTAQRTQLAHQLGIANALECYQHIQNLNLPHLYPLFASTGVKEPTLPKDYYIQALKMPHSINTAPLEAVHTYHNAPSPAPKILEFSPLKDQLESLDFDLNQAYIELLNAGLVSFQESFKALLNSFK; this is encoded by the coding sequence ATGCAAGATTTTTATCTCTGGTGTGATTTTATCGAGCGGGGGTTTTTAGAGGGAGAGTTTCGCACACTCTTAGCGCAGGGGCAGATTGTAGGGGCGACCTCTAACCCCGCACTCTTTGCCCAAGCGATCACGCATTCTCAGGCTTATAAAGATGCCATTAGCGCATTTAAGGGCGAGAGCTCTAAAGCCCTCTATGAATCTCTAGCCATTGAGGATATCCAGCGCGCTGCAGATTTACTTTTACCTCTTTATGAAAAAAATAAGTCTACAGGCTACATTAGTCTAGAAATCGATCCCTTTTTAGAGGGAGATGTGAACGCGTGCGTGCAGGAGGCCAAACGCCTACACCAAGCCCTCGCACGCCCTAATGTGATGATCAAAATCCCAGCTACACTCAGCGGCTTAGAAGCGATGGCGCGCTTAAGCGCGCACATGCCCATCAACGCGACCTTAGTCTTTTCCCCCACACAGGCCAAAGAGTGCGCTCTAGCCTTGAAAAATGCCAAGCACATGGGCGTGATTAGTATCTTTGTCTCTAGGTTGGATGTGGCTCTGGATCGCTTTTTAACACAAGCTTCCATCACTACAGCCCAGCGCACCCAACTCGCCCACCAACTAGGGATAGCCAACGCTTTGGAATGCTACCAACACATCCAAAACCTCAATCTCCCTCATCTCTACCCCCTTTTTGCAAGCACGGGGGTTAAAGAACCTACTCTACCCAAAGATTACTACATCCAAGCCCTTAAAATGCCCCATAGTATCAACACCGCCCCCCTAGAGGCGGTGCATACTTACCACAACGCCCCAAGCCCCGCCCCTAAAATCCTAGAGTTCTCCCCCCTCAAAGATCAACTAGAGAGTCTAGACTTTGATCTCAACCAAGCCTATATCGAATTGCTTAACGCGGGTTTAGTGAGCTTTCAAGAATCATTTAAAGCCCTACTAAATAGTTTTAAATAG
- a CDS encoding UDP-N-acetylmuramoyl-L-alanyl-D-glutamate--2,6-diaminopimelate ligase encodes MINERVRFQNRVYEALSEDTRELKEGVLLVKTPTNARFIPPHTPYIEASELKHYLNVNIPIIGITGTNGKTTTAALIAHLLQALGHSCALLGTRGFFIHNAQVKPKGLTTPSLLELYSDIARARAEGAKFFVMEVSSHAIAQERILGLEFAAKVHTNITSDHLDYHGDIETYRAIKNQFLSDEGLKIVNLDDPHVRFNPTNAYGYACERKTHLSVNAYSLQPEISAHVEFHADPRARRDPNSNAEMGIVHAPLMGLHNLHNLLGALLCVRALTKQPLESLCSLLGDFPGVEGRMEVVHQNPLVVVDFAHTADGFVQIFNSFKAQKIKVVFGAGGDRDKSKRPLMGQVASTHALKSYITSDNPRSEEPLAIIEDILSGIASELRTRVVVEPDRKRAIELALSELQSDEVLLILGKGDECVQIIGQAHLPFDDRALVRNFFHKD; translated from the coding sequence ATGATTAATGAACGCGTGCGCTTTCAAAATCGGGTCTATGAAGCCTTGAGCGAAGACACACGCGAGTTAAAAGAGGGCGTGTTGCTGGTAAAGACTCCTACTAACGCGCGTTTTATCCCCCCTCATACGCCCTATATAGAGGCTTCAGAACTTAAACACTATCTCAATGTAAATATCCCTATCATTGGGATCACCGGCACCAATGGCAAAACCACCACCGCCGCGCTGATTGCGCACCTGCTCCAAGCTCTAGGGCATTCTTGCGCTCTGCTGGGCACGCGGGGCTTTTTTATCCATAACGCTCAAGTTAAACCCAAAGGGCTCACCACGCCTAGTCTATTGGAACTCTATAGCGACATTGCGCGCGCGCGCGCAGAGGGGGCAAAATTTTTCGTTATGGAAGTGAGCTCGCATGCCATCGCGCAAGAGCGCATTTTAGGCTTGGAATTTGCCGCCAAAGTGCACACTAATATCACTAGCGATCACTTGGATTATCATGGGGATATAGAAACTTACCGCGCGATCAAAAACCAATTTTTGAGCGATGAGGGTTTAAAGATCGTCAATTTGGATGACCCGCATGTGCGCTTTAATCCCACAAATGCCTATGGCTACGCCTGCGAGCGTAAAACCCATTTGAGCGTGAACGCTTACAGCCTGCAACCTGAAATTAGCGCGCATGTGGAGTTTCACGCCGATCCTAGAGCACGGCGCGATCCTAATAGCAATGCAGAAATGGGGATCGTGCACGCGCCCCTGATGGGCTTACACAATCTGCACAATCTCTTAGGGGCACTGCTGTGTGTGCGCGCCCTCACTAAGCAACCCTTAGAGAGTCTTTGCTCTCTACTGGGCGATTTCCCCGGGGTGGAAGGGCGTATGGAAGTAGTGCACCAAAACCCCCTAGTGGTGGTGGATTTTGCCCATACCGCCGATGGATTTGTACAGATTTTCAACAGCTTTAAGGCACAAAAAATTAAGGTAGTTTTTGGGGCTGGAGGGGATCGAGACAAGAGCAAACGCCCCTTGATGGGACAAGTAGCAAGCACGCACGCGCTTAAAAGCTATATCACTTCAGATAATCCTAGAAGCGAAGAACCTTTAGCCATTATTGAGGACATTTTAAGCGGGATCGCTTCAGAATTGCGCACGCGCGTGGTGGTAGAGCCCGATCGCAAGCGCGCCATTGAGCTAGCCCTCAGCGAGTTACAAAGCGATGAGGTGTTATTAATTTTAGGCAAGGGGGATGAATGCGTGCAGATTATAGGTCAAGCGCATTTGCCCTTTGATGATCGCGCCCTAGTGCGCAACTTTTTTCATAAGGATTGA
- a CDS encoding NifU family protein, translating to MIFSDQELQKPVEKALEKVRPMLLRDGGDVVLLGIKNAKVYVSLEGACKGCASSANTLKFGIERCLQEEIHPDMQVVHVSKEQYQALFS from the coding sequence ATGATCTTTAGCGATCAAGAATTACAAAAACCCGTAGAAAAAGCCTTAGAAAAAGTGCGTCCAATGTTGCTCAGAGACGGGGGCGATGTGGTCTTACTAGGAATCAAAAACGCTAAGGTGTATGTGAGTTTAGAGGGGGCGTGTAAAGGCTGTGCGAGCAGTGCCAACACGCTTAAATTTGGGATCGAGCGTTGTTTGCAAGAGGAGATTCACCCCGATATGCAGGTGGTGCATGTTTCTAAAGAGCAGTACCAAGCGCTTTTTTCTTAA
- the rsmA gene encoding 16S rRNA (adenine(1518)-N(6)/adenine(1519)-N(6))-dimethyltransferase RsmA: MALLGQHFLHDAFYLDQILQSIPYEHFNNEVQLVEIGVGLGDLTTRLLDRLGSKTLIAYEVDRALAIGLKSRLSPASWARLELVVGDVMERKGVGNGTYDVLANTRLRVPRVGFLCDRPYFLVSNLPYYIATPIIARALRDSLCVGMVVMTQLEVGLKFCAHVGSKDYGALSVLAGLTCTRRELCFEVPKEAFNPPPKVRSSVIALIKHPLQDCAPSLEVIELETALKQCFQANRKTLSNNLKGICSPEVLQTFLSRHGLKPQARPHELSPTDYLDLACDLIQQSKIGAYHG, encoded by the coding sequence ATGGCTTTGTTAGGGCAACATTTTTTGCACGATGCCTTTTATCTAGATCAGATCTTACAATCCATCCCCTACGAGCACTTTAACAATGAGGTGCAGTTGGTGGAGATAGGGGTTGGCTTGGGAGATCTCACCACTAGGCTTTTAGATAGGCTAGGCTCTAAGACTTTGATCGCCTACGAAGTGGATAGGGCGTTGGCTATAGGTTTGAAAAGTAGGCTTAGTCCTGCGTCTTGGGCGCGTTTAGAGCTGGTCGTAGGCGATGTGATGGAACGCAAAGGGGTTGGAAATGGCACATACGATGTCTTGGCAAATACGAGGCTTAGAGTGCCCCGTGTGGGCTTTTTGTGCGACAGGCCCTATTTTTTGGTCTCTAATTTGCCCTATTACATCGCCACGCCCATTATCGCCCGTGCACTCAGAGATAGCCTCTGTGTGGGAATGGTTGTGATGACTCAATTAGAAGTCGGTTTGAAATTTTGCGCCCATGTGGGGAGTAAAGATTATGGCGCGCTGAGTGTGCTCGCTGGACTTACATGCACTAGGCGGGAGTTGTGTTTTGAAGTGCCTAAAGAAGCCTTTAACCCGCCCCCTAAGGTGCGCTCTAGCGTGATCGCTTTGATCAAACACCCCCTACAAGATTGCGCCCCTTCTTTAGAGGTTATAGAACTAGAAACTGCGCTCAAGCAGTGTTTTCAAGCCAACCGCAAGACCCTTAGTAATAATCTCAAGGGGATTTGTTCCCCAGAGGTGCTACAAACTTTTTTAAGCAGACACGGCCTAAAGCCCCAAGCGCGCCCCCACGAGTTGAGCCCTACAGACTACCTAGACCTAGCTTGTGATCTCATCCAACAATCTAAAATAGGAGCTTATCATGGATAA
- a CDS encoding ribonuclease J encodes MKQGRGHHHAQHPEQAGVKNITKANERGNLGFHKELKAGVETNNKIHINHLNPHYKLDLNVKARVKITPLGGLGEIGGNMMVIETMHQAIIIDVGMSFPSEDMHGVDILIPDFNYLHSIKDKIVGVLITHAHEDHIGAVPYLFKELQFPLYGTPLSLGMIGNKFDEHGLKKFKSFFKIVQKRQPIQIGEFIVEWIHITHSIIDASALAIQTKVGTIIHTGDFKIDHTPVDNLPTDLYRLAHYGEQGVMLLLSDSTNSYKPGITPSETSVGPVFENLFKSAQGRVIMSTFSSNIHRVYQAIQHALNHNRKVAVIGRSMEKNLDIARELGYIHLPSKVFIEAHEVEKLPDHEVFIVTTGSQGETMSALYRMATDEHRHISIKPSDLVIISAKAIPGNEASVSSILNLLMKKDAQVVHHAFDIHVSGHAAQEEQKLMLRLIKPKFFLPVHGEYNHVAKHKETAMACGIPEKNIYLMEDGDQVEVNPNFMRKVKSIKSGKHYVDNTNNVSIEQKIVDERLEIASAGLLSAVLFISKEGQSLMPHSKISSVGIVNLKEERHFLEDLQDSLGLHIKALRQDVLGNNKSLDESVRHFLRKALFKHTKKYPAIVSHVFVS; translated from the coding sequence ATTAAACAAGGCAGAGGACACCACCATGCCCAGCACCCTGAACAAGCGGGGGTCAAAAACATCACTAAAGCCAATGAGCGGGGCAATTTGGGCTTCCATAAGGAACTCAAGGCTGGCGTAGAAACCAATAACAAGATTCATATCAACCACCTCAACCCTCATTACAAACTCGATCTCAATGTCAAAGCCCGTGTTAAAATCACTCCTTTAGGGGGCTTGGGCGAGATCGGGGGGAATATGATGGTCATTGAAACCATGCACCAAGCGATCATCATCGATGTGGGCATGAGTTTTCCTAGTGAGGACATGCATGGGGTGGATATTTTAATCCCGGATTTTAACTACCTACACAGCATTAAAGATAAAATTGTAGGTGTGCTCATCACCCATGCCCATGAAGACCATATTGGGGCAGTGCCCTATCTCTTTAAAGAATTGCAATTCCCCCTCTATGGCACGCCCTTAAGTTTGGGGATGATCGGGAATAAATTTGATGAACACGGACTCAAGAAGTTTAAAAGTTTCTTTAAGATCGTGCAAAAACGCCAACCGATTCAAATTGGCGAGTTCATTGTGGAGTGGATTCATATCACCCACTCCATTATTGACGCGAGCGCGTTAGCCATTCAAACCAAAGTGGGCACAATCATCCACACCGGGGATTTTAAAATCGATCACACCCCCGTAGATAACTTGCCCACCGATCTTTACCGCCTCGCCCACTATGGCGAACAGGGGGTCATGTTGTTGCTGAGTGATAGCACCAATTCCTATAAACCGGGCATTACTCCTAGTGAGACCAGCGTGGGACCTGTGTTTGAAAATCTCTTTAAGAGTGCTCAAGGACGCGTGATCATGAGCACCTTTTCTTCCAATATCCACCGCGTGTATCAAGCCATCCAGCACGCCCTAAACCACAACCGCAAAGTTGCCGTGATCGGACGCTCTATGGAGAAAAACCTAGACATTGCGCGCGAACTGGGCTATATCCATCTGCCCTCTAAGGTTTTTATCGAAGCCCATGAGGTCGAAAAACTTCCCGATCACGAGGTCTTTATTGTAACCACAGGCTCACAGGGGGAGACCATGAGCGCGCTTTATCGCATGGCAACGGACGAACACCGCCACATCAGCATTAAGCCTAGCGATTTGGTGATCATTTCCGCTAAGGCAATCCCGGGCAATGAGGCGAGTGTGTCGAGCATTTTAAACCTCTTGATGAAAAAAGACGCGCAAGTGGTGCACCACGCTTTTGATATCCATGTGAGCGGACACGCTGCCCAAGAGGAGCAAAAGCTCATGTTGCGCCTGATCAAGCCTAAATTCTTTTTACCCGTGCATGGGGAGTATAACCATGTTGCCAAGCATAAAGAAACGGCGATGGCGTGCGGGATTCCTGAGAAAAATATCTATTTGATGGAAGATGGGGATCAGGTGGAAGTCAATCCTAACTTTATGCGCAAGGTCAAGAGCATTAAGAGCGGAAAGCACTATGTGGATAACACCAATAATGTCAGCATTGAGCAAAAGATCGTGGACGAACGCTTGGAGATCGCCAGTGCTGGTTTGCTGAGTGCGGTGTTATTCATCTCTAAAGAGGGGCAGAGTCTCATGCCCCATTCTAAAATTAGCAGTGTGGGGATTGTCAATCTCAAGGAAGAACGCCACTTCTTGGAGGATTTGCAGGATTCTTTAGGTTTGCATATCAAAGCCCTGCGCCAAGATGTGCTGGGCAATAACAAGTCCTTAGATGAGAGTGTGCGGCATTTCTTGCGTAAGGCGTTATTTAAGCACACCAAAAAATACCCCGCCATTGTGAGTCATGTTTTTGTGAGCTAG
- the msrB gene encoding peptide-methionine (R)-S-oxide reductase MsrB: protein MRAWVLGVLVLVGLVHAEEKKMHTIYLAGGCFWGLEAYMERIYGVKDALVGYANGKSDQTTYHELHNSDHAETVKVEFDPKEVSLDKLLLYYFKVIDPTSLNQQGNDRGRQYRTGIYYTDPKDEPIIAKALANLQTYYQQKVRIELEPLKNFVVAEEYHQDYLKKNPGGYCHIDLKKADEVVIDPKDYHKPDQATLKKQLTDLQYKVTQESYTERPFENEYDHLFKPGIYVDITTGEPLFLSTDKFDSGCGWPAFSKPINKEVVGYEKDDSHAMIRTEVRSRVGKAHLGHVFEDGPKELGGLRYCINSAALKFIPLEDMEAKGYGYLLPMLKKAMLKKEIKR, encoded by the coding sequence ATGCGTGCGTGGGTATTGGGGGTATTGGTGTTGGTGGGGTTAGTACACGCAGAGGAGAAGAAAATGCATACTATTTATCTAGCGGGGGGGTGTTTTTGGGGATTAGAGGCGTATATGGAGCGCATTTATGGGGTGAAAGACGCTTTAGTGGGTTATGCTAATGGGAAAAGCGATCAGACCACTTATCACGAATTGCACAATAGCGATCACGCTGAGACGGTGAAAGTGGAGTTTGATCCTAAAGAGGTTAGCCTAGATAAACTCTTGCTCTACTACTTTAAGGTGATCGATCCGACCAGTTTAAACCAACAGGGCAATGATCGCGGACGGCAGTATCGCACCGGGATTTACTATACAGACCCTAAAGATGAGCCCATTATCGCCAAAGCCCTAGCCAATTTACAGACCTATTACCAACAAAAGGTACGCATCGAGCTAGAACCGCTGAAAAACTTCGTAGTGGCAGAGGAATACCACCAAGACTATCTAAAGAAAAACCCGGGGGGGTATTGCCATATTGATCTAAAAAAAGCCGATGAGGTGGTGATTGACCCCAAGGATTACCACAAGCCCGATCAAGCCACGCTCAAAAAACAACTCACAGACCTACAATACAAGGTAACCCAAGAAAGCTATACAGAACGCCCCTTTGAAAATGAGTATGATCACCTCTTTAAACCCGGGATTTATGTAGACATCACCACCGGTGAACCTTTATTTCTCTCCACGGATAAATTTGATAGTGGGTGTGGGTGGCCTGCCTTTAGCAAGCCCATCAATAAAGAAGTTGTGGGGTATGAGAAGGATGATAGCCATGCGATGATCCGCACCGAAGTGCGTAGCCGTGTGGGTAAGGCGCATTTGGGGCATGTCTTTGAGGATGGACCTAAAGAGTTAGGGGGTTTACGCTATTGTATCAACAGCGCGGCACTCAAATTCATTCCCCTAGAGGACATGGAGGCTAAGGGCTATGGTTATCTGCTTCCCATGCTCAAAAAAGCCATGCTCAAAAAAGAGATTAAGCGTTAA
- a CDS encoding KpsF/GutQ family sugar-phosphate isomerase, translating to MNSLDYGALASNTLHLAIDALTHAKESLSHAKLEPIITCLANAPLVAVMGVGKSAHIGRKITATLTSTGTKAVFLHPTEALHGDMGIVGEKDVILAISYGGESAELLEALRFIPCGGIIGMSKSPNSSLGKLSNHHLSLNIKKEACSFNMVPTTSTTLSLALGDVLAVCLMAHKGFTQSDFARYHPGGLLGKKMHLRVRDIYRTHALPLVSAQASLHEALLEATHQGLGNALLVDENQKLVGVLSDGDIRRALLEPHFDRSAPAREFATLNPKTIQDPNMLVLDALNFIETHQISLLIVLDAHKKVLGVVHLHALLALGLKDLKE from the coding sequence ATGAACTCCCTAGATTACGGCGCACTCGCCTCTAACACACTCCATCTAGCCATAGACGCGCTCACACACGCTAAAGAGTCTTTAAGCCATGCCAAATTAGAACCCATTATCACCTGTTTAGCCAACGCTCCGCTGGTAGCGGTAATGGGGGTGGGTAAGAGCGCGCACATCGGGCGTAAGATCACCGCGACGCTCACTAGCACAGGCACTAAGGCGGTGTTTCTCCACCCCACTGAAGCCCTGCACGGCGATATGGGTATTGTGGGGGAAAAAGATGTCATCTTGGCGATCAGTTATGGGGGGGAGAGTGCAGAGCTCTTAGAGGCTCTGCGTTTTATCCCTTGTGGCGGGATTATAGGCATGAGCAAAAGCCCTAATAGCTCTCTAGGCAAGCTCTCTAACCACCACTTAAGTCTCAACATTAAAAAAGAGGCTTGTAGTTTTAACATGGTGCCCACCACCTCTACCACCCTAAGTTTGGCTTTAGGCGATGTCTTGGCAGTGTGTTTAATGGCGCATAAGGGTTTTACTCAAAGCGATTTTGCGCGCTATCACCCCGGGGGCTTGCTGGGTAAGAAAATGCACCTGCGCGTGCGCGACATTTATCGCACCCATGCCTTGCCTCTAGTGAGCGCGCAAGCCTCTTTACATGAAGCCCTGCTAGAAGCCACCCATCAAGGTTTGGGCAATGCGCTTTTGGTCGATGAGAATCAAAAACTTGTAGGGGTTTTAAGCGATGGGGATATTCGCCGCGCGCTTTTAGAGCCACATTTTGATCGCTCTGCTCCAGCTAGAGAATTTGCGACCTTGAACCCTAAAACCATTCAAGACCCTAATATGTTGGTGCTAGATGCGCTCAATTTCATAGAAACCCATCAAATTTCTTTACTCATCGTGCTAGATGCGCATAAAAAAGTGCTCGGGGTGGTGCATTTGCACGCCCTGCTAGCTCTAGGGCTTAAAGACTTGAAGGAGTAG
- a CDS encoding DUF2443 family protein produces MFERLDQLIKDIENAKEEVELLLKLANVSLSDFILMKRGSLDIPEGLDMAFYTQISEHVEELKECINALNKYKREMLVF; encoded by the coding sequence ATGTTTGAACGCTTAGACCAACTGATTAAAGATATTGAAAACGCCAAAGAGGAAGTAGAATTACTTTTAAAGTTAGCCAATGTGAGTTTGAGCGATTTTATTTTAATGAAGCGCGGGAGTTTAGATATTCCAGAGGGTTTAGACATGGCTTTTTACACCCAAATTAGCGAACATGTCGAAGAGCTTAAGGAATGTATTAACGCGCTGAACAAATACAAAAGAGAAATGTTAGTTTTTTAA